Below is a window of Lacibacter sp. H407 DNA.
AGCGGTCGATTTACCGATGTTGAGGCACTGGTACCTTTGCCGCTTTTTCCCGAAAAGGAAAAAAAGCGGGGGTATAACCAGGCTACCTTATTATGTGAGGGCATTGCTGACATCTGCAACCTGCCCGTATTGAACGATGCCGTTCGCCGGAAACGCTACACCGATACCCAAACAAAAAAGGGCAGAACCGAACGCTTGAAAAATGTAGAAGGTAGTTTTGAATTAGGCGATGCTCAACTGATGAAGCAGAAACATGTGTTGCTGGTAGATGATGTTATTACAACCGGCGCCACGCTGGAAGCTTGTGGCTTCGCCATCACGCAAGCTGAAAATACAGAACTCAGCATTGCCACACTTGCCTGGTCGAGTAACGAATAAAGTTTAACAGCTATAAAAACAAACGATTCCGATCTTCATTCCTATTTTTACAACTTGTGAGAACCTATTTACCCATACTGCTGATCCTTGCCCTTATGTTTGCTGGCTCCTGCCGCAAAGACAATTTACTTACCAGCAAAGAAGCCCGACTTTCAATTGATGCCGACAGTTTAAAATTTGACACGGTGTTTACCACAGCCGGATCGGTCACTCAATTCTTTCTGATTAAGAACGATAACAAACAAAAGATCAACATCAATAATCTGCAGCTGATGGGTGGCAGCAGTTCTGCCTTTAAAATAAATGTAGATGGAAGTCAGGGTACACAGTTCAACGGTATTGAAATAGCTGCCAACGACAGTATTTATGTTTTTGTTCGGGTAAACGTAAATCCCAATGCCGATAACCAACCATTTATTCTACGAGACAGTATTAAAATTGAATGGAACGGCAATACTTCATTCAAACAACTTGAAGCGTGGGGACAAAATGCAAACTATATCCGCAGTACAATTTTTCAGGGCAACATTAATTGGGCAAACGATAAGCCATACGTGATACTTGGTGGAATGATCGTGGATACCAATGCTGTACTTACGATTCAACAAGGAACAAGAATTCATTTGAATGCCGATGCTCCGTTTATTGTTGATGGTACGTTGATCGTAAACGGAACAAAAACAGACAGTGTGGTATTTAGAAGCAATCGTCTGGATATACCATATAATGAGTACCCCGGCGCATGGCCCGGTATTTATTTCCGTGGCAGCAGCATCAACAATCGATTAACATACACATATATAAGGAACGCTTACCAGGGAATTGTTGTTGAACGTCCTGCTACCAATGCAAACCCGAAACTGATCCTCAATAATTGTGTGCTTGATAATATTTATG
It encodes the following:
- a CDS encoding choice-of-anchor Q domain-containing protein, producing MRTYLPILLILALMFAGSCRKDNLLTSKEARLSIDADSLKFDTVFTTAGSVTQFFLIKNDNKQKININNLQLMGGSSSAFKINVDGSQGTQFNGIEIAANDSIYVFVRVNVNPNADNQPFILRDSIKIEWNGNTSFKQLEAWGQNANYIRSTIFQGNINWANDKPYVILGGMIVDTNAVLTIQQGTRIHLNADAPFIVDGTLIVNGTKTDSVVFRSNRLDIPYNEYPGAWPGIYFRGSSINNRLTYTYIRNAYQGIVVERPATNANPKLILNNCVLDNIYDIGLFAVNTSIVANNCLISNCGSNVALIYGGNYQFNHCTIVTASSSFIEHKNPVLTATNFVKQNNQVFTSPLTASFTNSIVWGDEGFVENEIVVQKEGNDAATLILNNVLYRAKTDPSNTTFNNVIKNNIPQFDSVDVVRRIYNFRLKDGSPAINKGIVTSLVTDFDGLPRVGLPDLGCYEKQ